One part of the Mycobacterium marinum genome encodes these proteins:
- a CDS encoding NAD(P)/FAD-dependent oxidoreductase, translated as MQQKTLTQRSIAVIGSGVAGLTAAYLLSGRDRVTLYEADTRLGGHAHTHCLDAGDGTFVGVDSAFLVHNDRTYPTLCRLFAELDVATQESEMSMSVRADDIGLEYAGALGPRGLFACSAALRPRYLVMLAEILRFHRAASRLLREDTAGSAGDNPETLEAFLKRHRFSSFFVDYFITPLVAAVWSCAAGDALRYPARYLFVFLEHHGMLSVFGSPTWRTVTGGSVNYVRAIASSLDEVRTGAAVHSLRRTADGVVIRAGGDAPRCFDAAVVAVHPDQALLLLDDPTTWERNVLGAIPYSTNRALLHTDESVLPRHHRARASWNYLVAPGQDHVVVSYDVSRLMRIGGNRRFVVTLGGHDRVDPRSVIAEMTYSHPLYTPESVAAQRVLPTLDDDRVVFAGAYHGWGFHEDGAASGLRAARRLGADWPARTRPEAMLSC; from the coding sequence GTGCAGCAGAAAACTCTCACCCAGCGTTCGATAGCCGTCATCGGCAGCGGCGTCGCCGGACTGACCGCCGCCTACCTGCTGTCCGGACGTGACCGGGTCACCCTCTACGAGGCGGACACCCGACTCGGAGGACACGCCCATACGCACTGCCTAGACGCCGGCGACGGCACGTTCGTGGGCGTCGATTCGGCGTTTCTGGTCCATAACGACCGGACCTACCCGACGCTGTGCCGATTGTTCGCCGAGCTCGACGTAGCCACCCAAGAGTCAGAGATGTCGATGTCGGTGCGCGCCGACGACATCGGGCTCGAATATGCCGGAGCGCTGGGACCACGCGGCCTGTTTGCCTGCTCGGCAGCACTGCGGCCGCGCTACCTGGTGATGCTGGCCGAGATCCTGCGCTTCCACCGGGCCGCCTCCAGATTGCTGCGCGAGGACACAGCCGGCAGCGCTGGGGACAATCCGGAGACGCTGGAGGCGTTTCTCAAACGGCACCGCTTCTCGTCGTTCTTCGTCGACTACTTCATCACGCCGTTGGTGGCCGCCGTGTGGTCGTGCGCCGCCGGCGATGCGCTGCGCTACCCGGCCCGGTATCTGTTCGTCTTTCTCGAGCATCACGGCATGCTGTCGGTTTTCGGATCACCGACGTGGCGCACTGTCACCGGTGGCAGCGTCAACTATGTGCGCGCCATCGCCTCGAGTCTGGACGAGGTTCGCACCGGCGCCGCGGTGCATTCGCTGCGCCGGACGGCCGACGGGGTCGTGATACGGGCCGGTGGCGACGCGCCCCGCTGTTTCGATGCCGCTGTCGTCGCCGTCCACCCCGATCAAGCCCTGCTGTTGCTCGATGATCCGACGACCTGGGAGCGCAACGTCTTGGGGGCAATCCCCTACTCGACCAATCGCGCCCTGCTGCACACCGACGAATCGGTGCTGCCACGGCACCACCGAGCCCGGGCATCGTGGAACTACCTGGTGGCCCCCGGACAGGACCATGTGGTGGTCAGCTACGACGTCAGCAGGTTGATGCGCATCGGCGGCAACCGCCGTTTCGTGGTCACCCTCGGTGGCCACGACCGGGTGGATCCCCGATCGGTGATCGCCGAGATGACCTATAGCCATCCCCTCTACACGCCGGAATCTGTTGCCGCCCAGCGTGTTTTGCCGACGCTCGACGACGATCGGGTGGTGTTCGCCGGGGCCTACCACGGCTGGGGATTCCACGAGGACGGTGCCGCATCGGGACTACGCGCGGCGCGGCGGCTCGGAGCCGACTGGCCGGCCCGAACCCGACCGGAGGCGATGTTGTCATGCTGA